GTCCATACACCCCTTCAATTCCCTGAATATCACCAAGACCTGTTTCACAAGCAGATAGAACCACAAGTTCAGTATTGGATAGATTCATTTGACTGATTTCGTAAGCGGTGAGAATGCCATCTTGCATGCCTTCCTTGAATGTTTTTCCATGAGTCCAAGCGTAATTTCCACCAGCAAGGATTAAACCAGATCTTATCATGGGGTGATCAGATATTTTGAAAACAGATTCGTGACTTTCTAATGCCAATTTTTGCCTTGTTATTGCCAAGTTTGTATCTGGCTTTTGAAAACTGTCCAGCAAAGTTCTCTCACTTGCCGTACTGTCGCGCAGCACTGCACCTTCCGTGGCGATCGATCGGTCTGGAAAGAAATAGCCATGTGTTGCCAAGTGCAATACTCTTGGAGATATTTCCTTTTTTCCTATAATTTTAAAAGATTCCTCTTTAGCCATATCACCTGAAAAAACAGTGGTGTTAAAATTTAATTTTTGAAATATTTTAGAAATAGCTTGAATTTCTTTTTCCGCTCCAATGAGATATCTCCACTCACTTGCTCTATTTATTAATCCCCTTTCTACCTCTGAAAATGGAAGAGCTTGATCTTTTATTGCCAAATAATTATCTGATTTTGTATCTATGATATTCAAAGTAGTATCGATGTTGTATTGAACACCCCCAAACAAAATAACATTTCTATTCGATTCAGTTTTTGTCAAATCTGGAACCACTAACGATCTTGTACTTCCAAGACGTACTAATTTGTACTTGTCAGCTAAATTCACTGAATTATTGGTTGGTATAGCATCAAAATTGATTCGATGTAAAATACCTGAAGGAGAATAATAAACTGTAGATATGTTTTGAAGTATAGCATCAAGTGGCTTCCAAATTAAATCGTATAATCCGTTAAATGTTAAAGTATTTATGGGTATGACTCCACGGCTTGCATATAACTCAGAAATAGATTCTGAAGATTTGTTTTTTATTAAAATTTTGGTGAGCTCATTTGCTTCAAAAAGGGGTATAAATTGTGGTTGCTCATCACTAGATTTCAAAACCAAGGCAGCATACATGGTGCTATCCGAATTTTTAGGGAAATTGACATTGAAAGAAATAAACTCGATTACCGCTTCATTTTGCTTTAATTTTAATTGAACTTCTTGCCACTTCACTTGCCGAATGGCATCT
The sequence above is a segment of the Saprospiraceae bacterium genome. Coding sequences within it:
- a CDS encoding CHAT domain-containing protein, whose translation is MGKKVGKEHPKYASSINNLAILYRAIMNFEKAELLFLESKAIREKTLGREHSDYASSLNNLATLYSDMGEYEKAELLYLEDKIIVESALGNEHPDYAISLNNLAILYWEMADYQKAEPLFIENKALVEKILGKDHIDYTHSLTNLSTLYEKQYRFSESEPMLKEAASRKQDKLVKASSFLSELELREYAITFQKNGENLSSFLLARHTNGMQVGILPSLAFDHALFHKGFLLTAAARLNLFSMDNAETNEINLQLKDYRHRLTIEYSKPIAERSEISELEEKANIAEKELARSVVGYADAIRQVKWQEVQLKLKQNEAVIEFISFNVNFPKNSDSTMYAALVLKSSDEQPQFIPLFEANELTKILIKNKSSESISELYASRGVIPINTLTFNGLYDLIWKPLDAILQNISTVYYSPSGILHRINFDAIPTNNSVNLADKYKLVRLGSTRSLVVPDLTKTESNRNVILFGGVQYNIDTTLNIIDTKSDNYLAIKDQALPFSEVERGLINRASEWRYLIGAEKEIQAISKIFQKLNFNTTVFSGDMAKEESFKIIGKKEISPRVLHLATHGYFFPDRSIATEGAVLRDSTASERTLLDSFQKPDTNLAITRQKLALESHESVFKISDHPMIRSGLILAGGNYAWTHGKTFKEGMQDGILTAYEISQMNLSNTELVVLSACETGLGDIQGIEGVYGLQRAFKIAGSKYLMMSLWQVPDDETKEFMITYYSNWLNKKLSIPDAFRLTQSEMRKKYSNPYLWAGFVLVE